A stretch of the Planctomycetota bacterium genome encodes the following:
- the nuoB gene encoding NADH-quinone oxidoreductase subunit NuoB: MGIEAALPTDAILTTQLQRVINWARRSSIWPIPFATACCGIELMATACSRYDLARFGMERMSFSPRQSDLVIVAGRIGIKMMPVLQRIYQQVSEPKWVISMGACASTGGVFDTYATVQGIDQFVPVDVYIPGCPPRPEMLLEGIMAIQRIIDNDGIPPKGPDGKRIPLGVTVQPTHAPSPQPVGVRVGV; the protein is encoded by the coding sequence ATGGGCATCGAAGCCGCACTCCCAACCGACGCGATCCTGACCACGCAGCTCCAGCGGGTCATCAACTGGGCCCGCCGCAGCAGCATCTGGCCGATCCCATTCGCGACGGCGTGCTGCGGCATCGAGCTGATGGCGACGGCGTGCAGCCGCTACGACCTCGCCCGCTTCGGCATGGAGCGGATGAGCTTCAGCCCCCGCCAGAGCGACCTGGTGATCGTCGCGGGCCGCATCGGCATCAAGATGATGCCGGTGCTGCAGCGGATCTACCAGCAGGTCAGCGAGCCCAAGTGGGTCATCTCGATGGGCGCGTGCGCCTCGACGGGCGGCGTCTTCGACACCTACGCCACGGTGCAGGGCATCGACCAATTCGTGCCGGTGGACGTATACATCCCCGGCTGTCCGCCCCGGCCCGAGATGCTGCTGGAGGGCATCATGGCCATCCAGCGGATCATCGACAACGATGGCATCCCGCCCAAGGGGCCCGACGGCAAGCGCATCCCCCTGGGCGTCACCGTGCAGCCCACGCACGCACCCTCGCCGCAGCCCGTGGGCGTCCGCGTGGGCGTCTAA
- a CDS encoding YhjD/YihY/BrkB family envelope integrity protein, which translates to MGERWSWLQQPSREEISRAVYVSRLALRGLLRSRLPQMAAALSYRTLFSLLPVSIVALVLVRSFVSDAELAALVKQAIEYSGIAEVIRTDVAEERSAWGDSGGLPLVGPFETPFTGPLAGPPASTPESPDSQAALGNGADAPEESRATDAPSTPNLDAKIEESIGKLGQVRFAAIGVIGGIVLIYAALSMLVEIERAFNQICRAETGRSWVRRITQYWTLLTLGSIFLAGTFLLTIQVRGWVDSLADGGDAWGRLLVGVAAFGVTTAISTLLLLLAYSILPNRRLRLRPTAAGALVAAVCWEAGKWGFTQYLEFASTGAYATLYGSLALAPLFMLWIYVTWLIVLFGLQVAYGVQMLEDGVDEAAETDTPQLVLGGPGVLIDAAAVVARRFQDGKAASTAEVAGELGIRARQADRLLDVLAKAGFVREVDEDIQGVTLARPADRIQLKDLLDLARTLARIGERQDSASGEILTAAEQALGGATLAERISGPDSAESAKDEACPTDDPHARLRIEPDPSGSADGARGSP; encoded by the coding sequence ATGGGTGAGCGCTGGTCCTGGTTGCAGCAGCCCAGCCGCGAGGAGATCTCGCGGGCCGTGTACGTCAGCCGACTGGCGCTCCGGGGTCTGCTCCGCTCGCGGCTGCCGCAGATGGCCGCCGCCCTGAGCTACCGCACGCTGTTCAGCCTGCTGCCGGTGAGCATCGTGGCGCTGGTGCTCGTGCGGTCGTTCGTCTCGGATGCGGAGCTGGCAGCACTCGTGAAGCAGGCCATCGAGTACAGCGGCATCGCGGAGGTAATCCGCACCGACGTCGCCGAAGAGCGCTCGGCCTGGGGCGATTCGGGCGGGCTGCCTCTGGTCGGACCGTTCGAGACGCCGTTCACGGGCCCGCTGGCGGGTCCGCCCGCGTCCACGCCCGAGAGCCCCGACAGCCAGGCCGCGCTGGGAAATGGGGCTGACGCGCCCGAGGAGTCCCGGGCAACCGACGCCCCGAGCACGCCCAACCTCGACGCGAAGATCGAGGAGAGCATCGGCAAGCTCGGCCAGGTGCGCTTCGCGGCCATCGGCGTCATCGGCGGCATCGTGCTGATCTACGCCGCACTCTCGATGCTCGTCGAGATCGAGCGGGCCTTCAACCAGATCTGCCGCGCCGAGACCGGCCGCAGCTGGGTCCGCCGCATCACCCAGTACTGGACGCTGCTGACGCTGGGCAGCATCTTCCTGGCGGGCACCTTCCTGCTGACCATCCAGGTCCGGGGTTGGGTGGACTCCTTGGCCGATGGCGGCGACGCCTGGGGCCGACTGCTCGTGGGCGTGGCGGCCTTCGGCGTCACCACCGCCATCAGCACGCTCCTGCTGCTGCTGGCCTACTCCATCCTGCCCAACCGCAGGCTGCGGCTGCGGCCGACCGCGGCAGGAGCGCTCGTCGCCGCGGTGTGCTGGGAGGCCGGCAAGTGGGGCTTCACGCAGTACCTCGAGTTCGCCTCGACCGGCGCCTATGCGACGCTCTACGGCTCGCTGGCGCTCGCGCCGCTCTTCATGCTCTGGATCTACGTCACCTGGCTCATCGTGCTGTTCGGCCTGCAGGTGGCCTACGGCGTGCAGATGCTCGAGGACGGCGTGGACGAGGCCGCCGAAACCGACACGCCCCAGCTCGTGCTCGGCGGGCCGGGCGTGCTGATCGACGCCGCCGCGGTGGTCGCCCGCCGATTCCAAGACGGCAAGGCCGCCAGCACCGCGGAGGTCGCCGGTGAGCTGGGCATCCGGGCGCGGCAGGCAGATCGGTTATTGGACGTGCTCGCCAAGGCGGGCTTCGTCCGCGAGGTCGACGAGGACATCCAGGGCGTCACCCTCGCCAGGCCGGCCGACCGCATCCAGCTCAAGGACCTGCTGGACCTCGCCCGCACGCTGGCGAGGATCGGCGAGCGGCAGGATTCGGCATCGGGTGAGATCCTGACGGCGGCCGAGCAGGCGCTGGGCGGCGCTACGCTTGCAGAACGGATCTCGGGCCCGGATTCGGCCGAATCGGCAAAGGACGAGGCATGCCCCACCGACGACCCACACGCACGGCTCCGCATCGAACCCGATCCATCCGGGTCGGCCGATGGTGCGCGGGGATCTCCCTAG
- a CDS encoding VCBS repeat-containing protein produces the protein MRRTRIAAGLAGVVAASGAAAQVRFADATARLGLDGIEAQHAAFADLDADGFDDLIVQRTRVFLNRPAGGGARRFVEVERSGLPERRRGDITVFADVDNDGMADAIVSRYLDVNNPDFEPPPAGTPRGLAWLRGNGDGTFGDPVGAFTPIDAATRATACAIAVADLPPADGRLDLVVGHWYERYGGGLAGFASDVLRQREDGGFERLPWPTDGVAFDGEADAGGRPTYGVLVADLLEDSRSGVVPEILELNYGRRWNRLWRPTEGGAVDVAASVKLDGDAIRHGRYPEWLKERARTDPRFERDDERPFRANGNTFDAAVGDVDNDGDFDVLLTEITHGWAGESSDRSRVLLREDGFAGPLFVAREGLSLDRVPADPAVRSWNQGDIYGALADFDLDGRLDVLLCSSDYPDNQRLRIFAQRNGGLVDVTSWSGIDHIGAGQPSLADFDGDGDLDIVVGQSFNRLPASQRAGRTPRLRIFENRAADGDARRGLVLRLVGAPERGVARDPLGAIVRVTAVVGGERITQSRQLVGIGGHQGKQHAFVVHAALGGAPAERVEILWPGADGLRTTLTNVPAGTHVVRAADASR, from the coding sequence GTGCGGCGGACGCGGATCGCGGCGGGTCTCGCCGGCGTCGTGGCGGCGAGCGGCGCGGCCGCGCAGGTGCGCTTCGCCGACGCGACCGCGCGGCTCGGGCTGGACGGCATCGAGGCCCAGCACGCCGCCTTCGCGGATCTCGACGCCGACGGCTTCGACGACCTGATCGTGCAGCGGACCCGCGTGTTCCTCAACCGGCCGGCCGGCGGCGGGGCGCGGCGATTCGTCGAGGTGGAGCGGAGCGGGCTGCCCGAGCGGCGGCGGGGCGACATCACGGTGTTCGCCGACGTGGACAACGACGGCATGGCCGACGCGATCGTGTCCCGCTATCTCGACGTGAACAACCCCGACTTCGAGCCGCCGCCCGCGGGCACGCCGCGGGGGCTGGCGTGGCTGCGGGGCAACGGCGACGGCACCTTCGGCGATCCGGTGGGCGCGTTCACGCCCATAGACGCGGCGACGAGGGCGACCGCGTGCGCCATCGCGGTGGCCGACCTGCCGCCCGCCGACGGCCGGCTGGATCTCGTCGTCGGTCATTGGTACGAGCGCTATGGCGGGGGCCTCGCGGGCTTCGCCAGCGACGTGCTCCGCCAGCGCGAAGACGGTGGCTTCGAGCGACTGCCGTGGCCGACCGACGGCGTCGCGTTCGATGGCGAGGCCGACGCGGGCGGGCGGCCGACCTACGGCGTGCTGGTCGCCGACCTGCTAGAGGACTCGCGGAGCGGCGTCGTCCCCGAGATCCTCGAGCTGAACTACGGGCGTCGGTGGAACCGGCTGTGGCGGCCGACCGAGGGCGGTGCGGTGGACGTCGCGGCGTCGGTCAAGCTCGACGGCGACGCGATCCGCCACGGCCGCTATCCGGAATGGCTGAAGGAGCGCGCACGCACGGATCCCAGGTTCGAGCGCGACGACGAGCGGCCCTTCCGCGCCAACGGCAACACCTTCGACGCGGCCGTCGGCGACGTGGACAACGACGGCGACTTCGACGTGCTGCTCACCGAGATCACCCACGGCTGGGCGGGCGAAAGTTCCGACCGCTCGCGGGTGCTGCTGCGGGAGGACGGCTTCGCGGGTCCGCTGTTCGTTGCCCGCGAAGGCCTCTCGCTCGATCGCGTGCCCGCCGACCCGGCCGTCCGCAGCTGGAACCAGGGCGACATCTACGGCGCGCTGGCCGACTTCGACCTGGACGGTCGCCTCGATGTGCTGCTGTGCTCGAGCGACTACCCGGACAACCAGCGGCTGCGGATCTTTGCGCAGCGGAACGGCGGCCTCGTAGACGTGACGAGCTGGTCGGGCATCGACCACATCGGCGCGGGCCAGCCTTCGCTGGCCGACTTCGACGGCGACGGCGATCTCGATATTGTCGTGGGCCAGAGCTTCAACCGCCTGCCGGCGAGCCAGCGGGCGGGCCGGACGCCCCGGCTGCGGATCTTCGAGAACCGGGCCGCCGACGGCGACGCGCGGCGTGGCCTGGTGCTGCGGCTGGTGGGCGCCCCAGAGCGCGGCGTCGCCCGCGACCCGCTGGGCGCCATCGTGCGGGTGACGGCGGTCGTCGGCGGCGAACGCATCACGCAATCGAGGCAGCTCGTCGGCATCGGCGGGCACCAGGGCAAGCAGCACGCGTTCGTCGTGCACGCGGCTCTCGGCGGTGCGCCGGCCGAGCGTGTGGAGATCCTCTGGCCCGGCGCGGACGGCCTGCGGACCACGCTGACGAACGTGCCCGCCGGCACGCACGTCGTCCGGGCGGCCGACGCCAGTCGCTGA
- a CDS encoding pseudouridine synthase produces MTATDNTLRDGSRGERLQRVLADAGVASRRACEEIIRSGRVEVNGLIVTDLPAWADPALDDIRVDGRRVRVPDQTTTVIFNKPPRTLTTAADEPGMDRRTVMDLVEHPEADRLFPVGRLDYDTTGLLILTNDGELANRLAHPRYQIPKTYRVLVSGVLDDDRLKALKRGVVLAHRTQGRTEGAQRTEAIGVRVLRQDRDRTRLEMTLHEGRNREVRRVLARVGCPVRKLERIAIGPVKLGRLPRAHWRDIRPSELRNLREAVGLIQPRRRKPGNRGRRAAHG; encoded by the coding sequence ATGACAGCAACCGACAACACGCTCCGCGATGGCTCCCGAGGCGAGCGGCTGCAGCGCGTGCTCGCCGACGCCGGCGTCGCCTCCCGCCGCGCGTGCGAGGAGATCATCCGGTCCGGCCGCGTCGAGGTGAACGGCCTGATCGTCACCGACCTGCCCGCCTGGGCCGATCCTGCGCTCGACGACATCCGCGTGGACGGCCGCCGCGTCCGCGTGCCCGACCAGACCACGACCGTCATCTTCAACAAACCGCCGCGGACGCTCACGACGGCGGCCGATGAACCGGGCATGGACCGCCGCACGGTCATGGACCTCGTCGAGCACCCCGAAGCCGACCGGCTTTTCCCGGTCGGCCGGCTGGATTACGACACTACGGGCCTGCTGATCCTCACCAACGACGGCGAGCTGGCCAACCGCCTGGCCCACCCCCGCTACCAGATCCCCAAGACCTACCGCGTGCTCGTCAGCGGCGTGCTCGACGACGACCGCCTCAAGGCGCTCAAGCGGGGCGTCGTGCTGGCCCACCGGACACAGGGCCGCACCGAGGGCGCCCAGCGGACCGAGGCCATCGGCGTGCGGGTGCTCAGGCAGGACCGCGACCGCACCCGCCTGGAGATGACGCTGCACGAGGGCCGCAACCGCGAGGTCCGCCGCGTGCTCGCCCGGGTGGGCTGCCCGGTGCGGAAGCTCGAACGGATCGCCATCGGCCCCGTCAAGCTGGGCCGTCTGCCCCGCGCCCACTGGCGGGACATCCGCCCGAGCGAGCTGCGGAACCTGCGGGAGGCCGTCGGACTCATCCAGCCGCGGCGCCGCAAGCCTGGCAATCGCGGGCGGAGGGCGGCCCATGGGTGA